In Phormidium yuhuli AB48, one genomic interval encodes:
- a CDS encoding glucosyl-3-phosphoglycerate synthase, which yields MDYKQELITTIHDFGCNLEFLETRATQLSEQFPTAVLIPALYEELERPALAHIRNHLRECHFVKTVILSVYAKNLDQYAKAVEFFRSLPQKTLVIWENGPRIQGILERLGDRGLDLTRFKGKGKAVWLGLGVAALEADAIALHDADIITYDRSYPLKLLFPLLEKECGIAFNKAYYARLSSDRRSLNGRVARLFVTPLLTALIEIFGYQNYLRYLSSYRYPLSGEFALTSDLAMTTRIPGNWGLEIGMLAEVYRNVAEKRIAQVDLGIFDHKHQSLGESSQHGLQKMCRDILQSVLRTLTETERVIISMDHIRALRVKFRREAQDYTRQYFVDALFNNLPYDRHAEENIVEIFDKLILEAGEEYFLNPAGAQIPDWTRAIAVMPELREELRAASIADSQDAMAYTHPCEMALDPILPVNSLNPIHRAS from the coding sequence ATGGATTATAAGCAGGAACTCATCACAACGATTCATGATTTTGGCTGTAATCTAGAATTTTTAGAAACACGAGCCACCCAATTGAGTGAACAGTTCCCCACCGCTGTTTTAATTCCTGCCCTCTACGAAGAACTTGAACGGCCGGCCTTGGCTCATATTCGCAACCATCTGCGGGAATGTCACTTCGTTAAAACGGTCATTCTTTCCGTTTATGCCAAAAACTTAGATCAATATGCAAAAGCCGTTGAGTTTTTCCGGTCTCTTCCCCAAAAAACTCTAGTCATTTGGGAAAACGGTCCGCGAATTCAAGGGATTTTAGAACGCTTGGGCGATCGCGGTTTAGATCTGACCCGTTTTAAAGGCAAAGGGAAAGCCGTTTGGCTCGGACTGGGTGTGGCCGCCCTGGAAGCCGATGCGATCGCCCTTCATGACGCTGATATTATTACCTATGATCGTTCCTATCCCCTAAAACTTCTCTTTCCCCTGCTGGAAAAAGAATGCGGCATTGCTTTCAATAAAGCCTACTATGCCCGGCTCAGTAGCGATCGCCGCAGTCTCAACGGACGAGTTGCACGGTTATTTGTCACACCCCTCCTGACGGCACTCATCGAAATTTTTGGCTATCAGAACTATCTGCGATATCTCAGTTCCTATCGTTATCCCCTCTCCGGAGAATTCGCCCTCACCAGCGATTTAGCTATGACCACCCGCATTCCTGGAAACTGGGGCCTAGAGATTGGAATGCTGGCCGAAGTCTATCGTAATGTCGCCGAAAAGCGCATTGCTCAAGTGGATTTAGGTATTTTTGACCACAAACATCAGTCCCTGGGGGAATCAAGTCAACATGGACTGCAAAAAATGTGTCGAGATATCCTGCAATCGGTCTTGAGAACCCTGACCGAAACTGAGCGAGTGATCATTTCCATGGATCACATTCGGGCCTTGCGAGTTAAATTTCGGCGCGAAGCCCAAGATTACACCCGTCAGTATTTCGTCGATGCCCTCTTTAACAATCTCCCCTACGATCGCCATGCCGAAGAAAACATCGTCGAAATCTTTGACAAGCTCATCCTAGAAGCCGGAGAAGAGTATTTCCTCAACCCGGCCGGAGCGCAAATTCCCGACTGGACTCGGGCCATCGCTGTGATGCCGGAACTCCGGGAAGAACTCCGGGCCGCCAGCATCGCTGACAGTCAAGACGCCATGGCCTACACCCACCCCTGCGAGATGGCCTTAGATCCCATCCTTCCCGTTAACTCCCTCAATCCAATCCATCGCGCCAGTTAG